In one Bufo gargarizans isolate SCDJY-AF-19 unplaced genomic scaffold, ASM1485885v1 fragScaff_scaffold_716_pilon, whole genome shotgun sequence genomic region, the following are encoded:
- the LOC122922792 gene encoding carcinoembryonic antigen-related cell adhesion molecule 5-like produces the protein MRACVLSVLLATWTHSVFGITIQIYPPSPEVNETVTLNVIDVRGTLLYADWYQGKNTSAEFQIIRYNSGAPKNFGKRYFSEADVFENGSLQISNVQKVHEGFYTVNVQTDMSLQDATVLLMLKGADSTGGLGGGAIAGIAIGVIAVVSGLAGIIVYVFMKKKNNSSDLVK, from the exons TTCTCCTGGCCACGTGGACGCATTCAGTCTTTGGAATTACCATTCAGATTTACCCACCTTCTCCTGAAGTCAACGAGACTGTAACTCTCAATGTCATTGATGTACGTGGGACACTTCTCTATGCAGATTGGTACCAAGGAAAGAACACGAGCGCAGAATTTCAGATCATAAGGTACAACAGCGGCGCCCCAAAGAACTTTGGAAAGAGGTACTTCTCAGAAGCTGATGTGTTTGAAAATGGCTCCTTACAGATTAGCAATGTCCAGAAGGTTCATGAAGGCTTTTACACAGTCAACGTGCAAACGGACATGTCGCTCCAGGATGCCACAGTGCTCCTGATGTTAAAAG GCGCAGATTCCACAGGAGGATTGGGCGGCGGTGCGATCGCAGGAATTGCCATTGGCGTGATAGCAGTTGTTTCGGGATTGGCCGGGATAATAGTCTATGTGttcatgaagaaaaaaaacaactcatcAG ACCTTGTCAAGTGA